Proteins from a single region of Candidatus Woesearchaeota archaeon:
- a CDS encoding deoxyhypusine synthase, with protein sequence MKNTKVTHPVDAAHHHQYMPKETMTLDGHPIIEGYDFEKGLDFELFLKSLFKQGFQATHLSQGIEVVKAMRREKATIFLSYTSNQVSCGNREVIKYLVKHKKVDVLITSAGGIEEDIIKCLKPFVLGRFDVSGRMMFENGVNRTGNIFVPNDRFAYFEKFMQDVFAKAFAKQQKTGQVMCPKDFIRELGLAVKDESSILYWAAKNNIPIFCPGLIDGSLGDLIYFFKQSHPEFMLDITKEMKDIVNIVLNCEKTGGILVGGGISKHFALNANIFREGFDYAVYINTAQEFDGSDSGARIEEAITWGKVKPDAPAVKIHCDASIAFPLLVAGAFVEGEKKEKDVMEKK encoded by the coding sequence ATGAAAAATACAAAAGTTACTCATCCTGTTGATGCAGCACATCATCATCAATATATGCCTAAAGAGACGATGACACTTGATGGTCATCCTATCATTGAAGGCTACGACTTCGAGAAAGGTCTTGATTTTGAGTTATTCTTGAAATCGCTTTTTAAGCAAGGCTTTCAAGCTACCCATCTCTCGCAAGGTATCGAAGTAGTGAAAGCAATGCGTCGAGAGAAAGCAACGATATTTCTTTCGTATACGTCAAATCAAGTGAGTTGTGGTAACCGCGAGGTTATCAAATATCTTGTGAAACACAAAAAAGTTGATGTATTGATTACTTCGGCTGGCGGAATTGAAGAGGATATTATCAAATGTTTGAAACCGTTTGTTCTTGGCCGCTTCGATGTCTCTGGCAGAATGATGTTTGAGAATGGTGTAAATCGTACTGGAAATATTTTCGTGCCTAATGATCGATTTGCCTATTTTGAAAAATTCATGCAAGATGTCTTTGCCAAAGCGTTTGCCAAACAGCAAAAGACCGGACAGGTCATGTGTCCTAAAGATTTTATTCGCGAATTAGGATTAGCTGTTAAAGATGAAAGTTCTATACTTTATTGGGCGGCAAAGAATAATATTCCCATCTTTTGTCCAGGTTTAATTGACGGGTCATTGGGAGATTTGATCTATTTTTTCAAACAGAGTCACCCAGAGTTCATGCTTGATATCACCAAAGAAATGAAAGACATTGTCAACATTGTATTAAACTGCGAGAAGACTGGCGGCATTTTAGTTGGCGGTGGGATTAGCAAACATTTCGCATTAAATGCCAATATTTTTCGAGAAGGTTTTGATTATGCGGTGTATATTAACACAGCACAAGAGTTTGATGGATCAGATAGTGGCGCGCGCATTGAAGAAGCAATTACCTGGGGTAAAGTTAAGCCGGATGCGCCGGCGGTGAAAATTCATTGTGATGCATCGATTGCGTTTCCGTTACTTGTAGCGGGAGCGTTTGTGGAAGGGGAGAAGAAAGAGAAAGATGTTATGGAGAAAAAGTGA
- a CDS encoding class I SAM-dependent methyltransferase, whose protein sequence is MSLSRLLFESLFGPEIQVHDPSFLRDVLLRGSLGLGDSYIEGKWDHLRIDELVCDILSKGIYQKIAPAYNSLRIVRGQFANFQDRTGSRKVIEEHYDLPVEMYAAFLDPFFQYTCALFDDTADLNQAQEQKMDLICQKLKLQEGQRVLDIGGGWGGLARFMSERYGVKPTVVTLSKEQAEHIQRTVKNVEVWCRDYRDIPKLLDEPFDAVSAVGIFEHIGHKNYSTFFRIVDQSLKRGGTFLLHTLYTPYSTPASNPWLHKHIFPNGELPPRKHIARAAQGTLMPYSNEHPHFQELTPHYHPTLVAWDKNLQDSLQQGVISMSQQERRKWHFYFMSCAGAIQAQHMRVGQFLYITV, encoded by the coding sequence ATGTCGCTTTCAAGACTCCTCTTTGAATCACTATTCGGACCAGAAATTCAAGTTCATGACCCTTCTTTCTTACGTGATGTGTTGTTACGTGGTTCTCTAGGTTTGGGTGATTCTTATATTGAGGGCAAATGGGACCACCTGCGAATTGATGAGTTAGTTTGTGATATTCTCTCAAAAGGCATCTATCAAAAGATTGCACCTGCCTACAACAGCCTAAGAATTGTACGTGGCCAATTTGCTAACTTCCAAGATAGAACTGGCTCGAGGAAAGTGATCGAAGAGCATTACGATTTGCCAGTTGAAATGTATGCAGCATTTCTCGATCCGTTTTTTCAATATACATGCGCATTATTTGATGACACTGCTGATCTAAATCAGGCACAAGAACAGAAGATGGATCTGATTTGTCAAAAGCTAAAGTTACAAGAAGGTCAAAGAGTATTGGACATCGGCGGGGGATGGGGTGGTCTTGCCAGATTTATGAGTGAGAGATATGGAGTGAAGCCAACAGTTGTAACTCTATCCAAAGAGCAAGCAGAACACATACAAAGAACTGTGAAAAATGTAGAAGTATGGTGTCGAGATTATCGAGACATCCCAAAACTCTTAGACGAACCATTCGATGCAGTGAGTGCCGTGGGGATTTTTGAACATATTGGTCATAAAAATTATTCGACTTTTTTTAGGATAGTAGATCAAAGTCTCAAACGAGGAGGTACATTTCTTCTTCACACTTTATACACCCCTTATTCAACACCAGCATCGAATCCTTGGTTGCATAAACATATCTTCCCAAATGGTGAACTTCCTCCAAGAAAACACATTGCAAGAGCAGCACAGGGTACTTTAATGCCATATAGTAACGAACATCCACATTTTCAAGAATTAACGCCCCATTACCACCCAACATTGGTAGCGTGGGATAAAAATCTTCAAGACTCATTGCAACAAGGAGTTATTTCTATGTCACAACAAGAACGACGCAAATGGCATTTCTATTTCATGTCGTGCGCAGGAGCAATACAAGCTCAGCATATGAGAGTGGGACAATTTCTTTACATTACTGTTTAG
- a CDS encoding magnesium transporter, protein MKRGTDQNILHELLYSSKNRLALFKSIPLNNQGFTLLQLARKIQRDIMHHLSDQELSRILNYLDPDKITDLLQLLEKKRQETILKKINESIRDKVTTLLKFDPNTAAGLMNLQYLEIPLHFLVQEVADLLRKHEKRTGKIPTLLVVERGYLQGELPMHSLALANPKERIDKYVHKIPVIHHTQNYDKIIEVFREHQHRKIVVLDKDKSIMGIIYPEDVLSLIDARTGHSLKKAAGVHEEEEVYDSFAKKVKYRWTWLVINLATAFLAASVVSLFSDTISKYVLLAAYMPIIAGMGGNAATQTMAVFVRGIALKEIELNKYALEAISNEVIAGVINGFITGGIAALIAVFWNQSPMLGVVVGCGILINLMVAGFFGGLIPLIMKRLGKDPASSATIFITTATDVLGFFAFLGLATYLLM, encoded by the coding sequence ATGAAAAGAGGGACGGATCAAAATATTCTCCACGAGTTACTCTATTCTTCAAAAAACCGTCTTGCTCTCTTTAAATCAATTCCTCTCAATAATCAGGGCTTTACTTTACTCCAACTTGCCCGTAAAATTCAGCGAGATATTATGCATCACCTCAGCGATCAAGAGCTTTCGAGAATTCTTAATTACCTTGACCCTGATAAAATCACTGATCTACTTCAACTTCTCGAGAAAAAACGCCAAGAAACCATTCTCAAAAAAATCAATGAATCCATTCGTGATAAAGTCACCACCTTACTCAAATTTGATCCTAACACCGCAGCAGGATTAATGAACCTACAATATCTTGAAATACCTCTCCACTTTTTGGTTCAGGAAGTCGCTGACCTGCTTCGCAAACATGAAAAACGAACTGGCAAGATCCCTACTCTTCTTGTTGTAGAAAGAGGCTACCTTCAAGGCGAGCTTCCCATGCATTCTCTAGCGCTTGCCAATCCTAAAGAACGCATTGACAAATATGTGCATAAAATACCTGTCATCCATCACACCCAGAATTATGATAAAATCATAGAAGTATTTCGTGAACATCAACATCGCAAAATTGTCGTTCTTGATAAAGATAAAAGTATTATGGGAATTATTTATCCTGAGGATGTATTAAGCCTTATTGATGCAAGAACTGGTCATAGTCTCAAAAAAGCAGCCGGTGTGCATGAAGAAGAAGAAGTGTATGATTCTTTTGCTAAAAAAGTAAAATATCGTTGGACGTGGTTGGTTATTAATCTCGCAACAGCATTTCTCGCTGCATCAGTTGTCAGTCTTTTTTCAGATACAATCTCTAAATATGTTTTACTCGCAGCCTACATGCCTATCATTGCTGGTATGGGTGGAAATGCTGCAACACAGACCATGGCAGTATTTGTTCGTGGCATTGCGCTTAAAGAAATCGAACTCAACAAGTATGCTCTTGAAGCGATAAGCAATGAAGTTATTGCAGGAGTTATTAATGGTTTTATTACTGGTGGAATTGCTGCGTTGATTGCAGTCTTTTGGAATCAAAGCCCCATGCTCGGCGTTGTCGTAGGTTGTGGTATTTTGATCAATCTAATGGTTGCAGGTTTCTTTGGTGGATTAATTCCATTAATCATGAAAAGATTAGGTAAAGATCCAGCATCATCAGCAACGATTTTTATTACGACCGCAACAGATGTATTAGGATTCTTCGCGTTCTTAGGGTTGGCAACGTACTTGTTGATGTAG
- a CDS encoding GNAT family N-acetyltransferase, whose amino-acid sequence MAIRRMTLSDLDAVVDLYQDANLYATKEEILAWTKKGLLNFAELNLVDQRDERIVGAISVVLKSKSVAEINDIAVLAEYRKQNVGSALFSEMMSIIESMKLRKVVLWVHWSSARAVPFYYKFGFRITKCAKTKGIEGIKDGDDIIHMEKKL is encoded by the coding sequence ATGGCAATTCGGAGGATGACTCTTTCTGATTTAGATGCTGTTGTTGACTTGTATCAAGATGCAAATCTCTATGCTACAAAAGAAGAAATTCTTGCTTGGACAAAAAAAGGGCTTCTTAATTTTGCTGAACTCAATTTAGTGGATCAACGAGATGAGCGCATCGTAGGAGCAATATCAGTTGTATTGAAATCAAAATCTGTTGCAGAGATTAATGATATTGCGGTTCTTGCAGAGTATCGAAAACAGAATGTAGGGTCCGCTTTATTTAGCGAAATGATGAGTATTATTGAATCGATGAAACTGCGTAAAGTGGTTTTATGGGTACATTGGTCAAGTGCTCGGGCGGTTCCATTTTATTACAAATTCGGATTTAGGATTACAAAATGCGCAAAGACAAAAGGCATAGAAGGGATTAAAGACGGCGATGATATTATCCACATGGAAAAGAAATTGTAA
- a CDS encoding nucleotidyltransferase: protein MIETFTEIEKLFVELNNAINTKVNVYVIGGAALLKRGMKAATKDIDLIVANKEAFFEIQNSLKKINFVVRIPSKEYANMNLNQIFQRDDFRIDLFETEVCGKFSLSQSMIQRAEKVIELSHITVFLCSNEDIFLFKTMTQREGDLTDCISISSTQNPNWDIILEELQNQIKQRKRDIWITWIGERLDILVERGVDIPIMDEVDRLRKMYFES from the coding sequence ATGATAGAAACATTCACTGAAATAGAGAAGTTATTCGTAGAACTCAATAATGCAATAAACACAAAAGTGAACGTATACGTTATTGGCGGAGCTGCTCTTCTTAAGAGAGGAATGAAAGCTGCAACAAAAGATATTGATCTAATTGTTGCCAATAAAGAAGCGTTCTTTGAAATCCAGAATTCACTTAAAAAAATAAATTTTGTTGTAAGAATTCCCAGTAAAGAATACGCCAATATGAACCTAAATCAAATATTTCAACGAGACGATTTTAGAATAGACTTATTTGAAACAGAAGTATGTGGGAAGTTCTCTCTATCGCAAAGTATGATCCAAAGAGCAGAAAAAGTGATTGAATTAAGCCACATTACTGTATTTCTTTGCTCAAATGAAGACATATTTTTATTCAAAACGATGACCCAAAGAGAAGGCGATCTAACTGATTGTATAAGTATCTCATCAACACAAAATCCCAATTGGGATATTATTCTAGAGGAACTCCAAAATCAGATTAAACAACGTAAACGCGATATCTGGATCACCTGGATTGGTGAAAGACTTGACATTCTTGTAGAAAGAGGAGTTGATATTCCAATTATGGACGAAGTTGATAGGTTGAGAAAAATGTACTTTGAGAGTTAA
- a CDS encoding ABC transporter substrate-binding protein, whose product MKPKIIFPAIVLLSLILFGCSSTPTQEKNVLNIGMLLPLTTNVAAYGQDAQEGVMLALDEKPQDLTINLFIEDHQADPKVALSAYEKITIRTDLAAVITAMSPVSLALQPVLNQDHNLQMAVFSSTPDYTSLSDYSFRTTARAELENKAIVDYVISKYHYKSAAILYLNNDMGLGHRKGFTDAFVASEGKIVLEEAFDAKEQDLRGVLTKIKIASPDVLYIAADAKNVGRILKQAEELSFSIPIVSTRAVEHPDLVSIAGAGAEEMLYPYPFDVASPNPVVQEFVTKYKAKYGKDPSTYSAEGYIAMKLLLEAFEDCNANEECARTHLNLVHNSDSIFGPISFDAAGDVSYPFMIKKVENGQFVVVKE is encoded by the coding sequence ATGAAACCGAAAATTATTTTTCCCGCTATTGTGCTACTATCACTTATTTTATTTGGTTGTTCTTCAACACCGACACAAGAAAAAAATGTTCTTAACATCGGAATGCTTCTTCCTCTTACTACTAATGTTGCTGCATACGGTCAAGACGCACAAGAAGGAGTCATGCTCGCATTAGATGAAAAGCCTCAAGACTTGACGATCAATCTTTTTATTGAAGACCATCAAGCTGATCCCAAAGTCGCTTTGAGCGCATATGAAAAAATAACAATACGCACCGATCTTGCTGCTGTGATTACCGCAATGAGCCCTGTTAGTCTTGCTCTCCAACCAGTACTTAACCAGGACCATAATCTTCAAATGGCAGTTTTCTCTTCTACTCCAGATTATACCAGTTTGAGTGATTACTCCTTTCGAACAACTGCTCGTGCAGAGCTTGAGAACAAAGCAATTGTTGATTATGTTATCAGTAAATATCATTACAAATCTGCTGCAATATTGTATCTTAACAACGACATGGGATTAGGACATCGAAAGGGGTTTACGGATGCGTTCGTTGCTTCGGAGGGTAAAATTGTCTTAGAAGAAGCGTTTGATGCGAAAGAACAAGATCTACGTGGAGTATTAACAAAAATCAAAATAGCATCGCCCGATGTTTTGTATATCGCTGCAGATGCCAAAAATGTAGGTCGCATTCTCAAACAAGCAGAAGAGTTATCGTTTTCTATACCTATTGTTTCAACACGAGCTGTCGAACATCCTGATCTGGTGAGTATCGCCGGTGCTGGTGCAGAAGAGATGCTTTATCCCTATCCATTTGACGTTGCATCGCCTAATCCTGTGGTTCAAGAATTTGTTACAAAATATAAAGCAAAATATGGTAAAGATCCAAGTACATATTCTGCTGAGGGCTATATTGCCATGAAATTATTACTAGAAGCATTTGAAGATTGTAACGCGAACGAAGAATGTGCCCGTACTCATCTCAATTTGGTACATAATAGCGATTCCATTTTCGGGCCAATTTCATTTGATGCAGCTGGCGATGTCTCGTATCCATTTATGATTAAGAAAGTGGAGAATGGGCAGTTTGTGGTTGTGAAAGAGTAA
- the mscL gene encoding large conductance mechanosensitive channel protein MscL: MKLITEFKEFLAEYKVVGLAVAFIIGAAATTLIKSLVDNIIMPLITPFVPGGAWQTATFSLGPIVIGWGAFVGAVINFIIIAFAVFLIAKWVLKEEKVTKK, encoded by the coding sequence ATGAAACTCATAACCGAATTTAAAGAATTTCTTGCAGAATACAAAGTTGTTGGTCTTGCGGTGGCATTTATCATTGGTGCTGCTGCCACAACTCTTATCAAATCGCTTGTTGATAACATCATCATGCCCCTCATAACGCCTTTTGTTCCTGGTGGAGCTTGGCAGACGGCAACATTTTCTCTTGGTCCAATCGTAATCGGTTGGGGGGCATTCGTCGGTGCAGTAATCAACTTTATCATCATTGCCTTTGCAGTCTTTTTGATTGCAAAATGGGTTTTAAAAGAAGAGAAAGTAACAAAGAAATAA
- a CDS encoding PLDc N-terminal domain-containing protein: protein MFQTILWILSVAAFLYVLIDILQNQKKMNQNHKIIWIICALIFNIITAVVYYFVVKKK, encoded by the coding sequence ATGTTTCAAACAATATTGTGGATATTAAGTGTCGCAGCGTTCTTGTACGTTTTAATTGATATACTCCAAAACCAGAAGAAAATGAATCAGAATCACAAGATAATCTGGATCATCTGCGCATTAATCTTCAACATCATCACTGCAGTAGTCTATTACTTCGTGGTTAAGAAGAAATAA